One window of the Colletotrichum destructivum chromosome 6, complete sequence genome contains the following:
- a CDS encoding Putative serine/threonine-protein kinase Atg1 — protein sequence MTTSIEEKTLFTIHSQSIFVFDPHHSVYLVHKEEQTYAPDPCPYSREDLSRDGTPAPIFPPVSFLRVTTDRLPRDTHLGFTFGSNADQCDILLDNDQRRGISNQQFSIIPNLSTPGTFHFRNYSQHATKILVGDTGQVVKSTRRISGDTQVHVLFGHFDLQIRFPSHRRHRPAFLEKWAEFTAKNASLPSDLQHLELGSMLRTSRAPSKTGSYHRGPKIGYGESGAVYWEVHRKTGQVYAVKYYHHGRPNEEANQEAELLEEISHEHIVRFIGFFAEPRALVMEYVGITLEEENVVRQFSPLELREVLKQLLQALGYIHQRGIIHRDVKPASILVRSRDPIYVKLSGFTTARTPKSPEDRKFTALYAAPEMFDEDDVDITDRIDIWSLGIVALQFSHGIPACVQQKTDPFWWFTLQCCLSNCRTTYLVDVIQNWLAPQPRTRCPAIFSLNCLPYFTLPHKSLFDGNTVLDLPDNDWQQLESRIEESIPDTASFEEDPSAPHVLTPTEDDQSECSQHNESPGTGFNAYSQIRDWLPDAQEESSFNVYSSLRAEPSPVIVKSPRLPSRGLKKMTRMHQMLVFVADS from the exons ATGACTACTTCAATTGAGGAAAAAACTCTCTTCACCATACATTCCCAGAGCATCTTTGTGTTCGACCCGCATCACTCGGTCTACCTAGTCCACAAAGAGGAACAGACCTATGCTCCCGATCCTTGCCCCTACTCCCGCGAAGACCTTTCCAGAGATGGTACGCCGGCTCCCATCTTCCCACCAGTGTCCTTCCTGCGAGTCACCACAGATCGCTTACCAAGGGATACTCACCTGGGCTTCACGTTCGGCAGCAATGCGGACCAGTGTGACATCCTGCTTGACAATGACCAAAGGAGAGGCATCAGCAACCAACAGTTCTCCATCATTCCCAACCTATCTACACCAGGAACCTTCCATTTCCGGAATTACAGTCAGCATGCCACCAAGATCCTGGTTGGAGACACGGGCCAGGTGGTCAAGTCAACCAGACGTATATCAGGCGATACGCAAGTACACGTCCTCTTCGGACATTTTGATCTCCAGATACGATTTCCGAGCCATAGAAGGCACCGGCCCGCGTTCCTGGAGAAGTGGGCCGAGTTTACGGCAAAGAATGCGAGCCTCCCCTCAGACCTTCAgcacctcgagctcggctcAATGTTGAGAACGAGCCGAGCGCCATCAAAGACGGGTTCATATCACCGCGGACCAAAGATTGGGTATGGGGAGAGTGGGGCCGTGTACTGGGAAGTGCATCGAAAGACCGGTCAGGTCTACGCCGTGAAGTACTACCATCATGGCCGGCCCAACGAAGAGGCAAACCAAGAAGCGGAGTTATTGGAGGAGATCTCACAT GAACACATCGTCCGGTTTATCGGGTTCTTTGCCGAACCACGCGCGCTTGTCATGGAATACGTCGGTATTAccctcgaagaagagaacgTAGTACGCCAGTTCTCACCTCTTGAATTGAGAGAGGTTCTGAAGCAGCTTCTCCAAGCCCTCGGCTATATTCACCAACGTGGCATCATCCATCGAGACGTCAAGCCTGCCAGCATATTGGTCAGGTCGCGGGATCCCATTTACGTCAAGCTTAGCGGCTTCACCACTGCGAGAACGCCAAAATCACCGGAAGACAGGAAGTTCACTGCGCTCTACGCTGCACCAGAGATGttcgacgaagacgatgttgATATTACCGACCGAATCGATATCTGGTCGCTTGGCATTGTGGCTTTACAGTTCTCCCATGGGATCCCAGCTTGCGTCCAACAAAAAACAGATCCTTTTTGGTGGTTCACGCTTCAGTGCTGTCTCTCGAACTGTCGGACTACCTATCTTGTTGATGTTATCCAGAACTGGCTCGCACCACAGCCGAGGACCCGTTGTCCTGCAATCTTCAGCCTCAACTGCTTGCCATACTTTACGCTACCTCATAAGTCCCTTTTCGATGGGAATACTGTGTTAGACTTACCGGATAACGACTGGCAGCAACTAGAAAGCAGAATCGAAGAGAGCATACCTGACACGGCGTCATTCGAAGAAGACCCGTCTGCACCTCATGTGCTGACACCAACGGAGGACGACCAAAGCGAGTGTAGCCAGCATAATGAgtcgccagggacaggcTTCAATGCTTACTCCCAAATTCGCGATTGGTTGCCCGATGCTCAAGAAGAGTCGAGTTTCAACGTCTACTCGTCACTCAGAGCTGAGCCTTCCCCAGTTATTGTTAAATCGCCAAGGCTGCCAT CGAGAGGTCTGAAAAAGATGACGCGGATGCATCAGATGCTTGTCTTCGTTGCCGACTCCTAG